The Anaerotignum faecicola DNA segment TCAGACGCCTTCTCCTCAATCGCCCCGGTCTCCCGGTATGCCCCCTCGGCCAGATCACAGAAAAAACTTTCCAGCAGCGCTTCTCTGTTTTTGTTCCAGTGTTCCTTAAAATAATGGTACTGTTCTTCCTTGCTCCGTTCCTGATCCAGAAGAGCCCTCAGATTACTGAAAATCTTCGAAAAGTCTTCCTCGCGTG contains these protein-coding regions:
- a CDS encoding response regulator, which codes for LVEADIPDVLLTDIRMDEMSGIQLIDRVHQKYPEIRSVIISGYSDIEYYRKALEYKVFDYILKPSREEDFSKIFSNLRALLDQERSKEEQYHYFKEHWNKNREALLESFFCDLAEGAYRETGAIEEKAS